A window of the Hordeum vulgare subsp. vulgare chromosome 5H, MorexV3_pseudomolecules_assembly, whole genome shotgun sequence genome harbors these coding sequences:
- the LOC123451991 gene encoding 50S ribosomal protein HLP, mitochondrial-like, translating to MAAFLRSKCSSVGRTLMGGVGNNLYGGINSSAQTVTRPSHCDAISQQIRTFIQMRTNLKVVDNSGAKRVMCIQSLRGKKGARLGDMIIGSVKEAQPRGKVKKGDVVYGVVVRAAMKKGRSDGSEVQFDDNAIVIVNNKGELIGTRVFGPVPHELRKKKHLKILALAEHIV from the exons ATGGCGGCGTTCCTGAGGTCAAAGTGCTCCTCAG TTGGGCGTACGTTGATGGGAGGCGTCGGAAACAATCTGTATGGGGGTATCAATTCGTCTGCTCAAACTGTGACAAGACCATCTCACTGTGATGCTATCAGCCAG CAAATCAGGACATTCATCCAGATGAGAACCAACCTCAAGGTGGTAGACAACTCTGGAGCCAAGCGGGTCATGTGCATACAGTCCTTGAGGGGGAAGAAAGGAGCGAGGCTCGGGGACATGATAATTGGTTCTGTGAAGGAAGCGCAACCTCGTGGCAAGGTCAAGAAAGGTGATGTGGTCTACGGTGTGGTTGTCCGTGCTGCTATGAAGAAAGGGCGCAGTGACGGCAGCGAGGTCCAGTTCGATGACAACGCTATAGTCATCGTGAACAACAAAGGCGAGCTGATTGGCACTCGCGTCTTTGGTCCTGTTCCCCACGAGCTCAGGAAGAAGAAGCATCTCAAGATCTTGGCGTTGGCTGAGCACATAGTTTAA